The following proteins come from a genomic window of Anabas testudineus chromosome 3, fAnaTes1.2, whole genome shotgun sequence:
- the LOC113174069 gene encoding tetraspanin-18-like: MEGDCLSCMKYLMFIFNFFIFLGGSFLLSVGVWVLLDPMGFREIVAANPLVFTGVYVILAMGSMLFLLGFLGCCGAIRENKCLLLFFFMLILFIFLAELAAAILAFLFREHLTREYFTRELKRHYQGHNNTDVFTSTWNAIMTTFDCCGVSGPEDFEESLFRLLSPNKMVPEACCQRNSYPGDIGVEQCVSGSVAFRHNKGCYSAMVDYFETYIYTAGALAIVVLTIELFAMVFAMCLFRGIQ, from the exons ATGGAGGGTGACTGCCTCAGCTGCATGAAGTACCTTATGTTCATCTTCAACTTCTTCATCTTT CTCGGTGGCTCCTTCCTGCTGAGTGTTGGCGTGTGGGTGCTGCTGGACCCAATGGGCTTCAGGGAGATTGTGGCGGCAAACCCCCTGGTGTTTACCGGGGTCTACGTCATCCTGGCCATGGGCAGCATGCTGTTCCTGCTGGGCTTTCTGGGCTGCTGCGGAGCCATCCGGGAGAACAAATGTCTCCTGCTCTTT TTCTTCATGctcatcctcttcatcttcctggCTGAGCTGGCAGCTGCCATCCTGGCTTTCCTCTTCAGGGAGCAT ttaACCAGAGAGTATTTCACCAGGGAGCTGAAACGTCACTACCAAggtcacaacaacacagacgTTTTTACTTCCACGTGGAACGCCATCATGACCACG TTCGATTGCTGTGGCGTAAGTGGCCCTGAGGACTTCGAGGAGAGCCTCTTCAGGCTCCTCAGCCCCAATAAGATGGTTCCTGAGGCCTGTTGCCAGAGGAACAGTTACCCTGGAGACATCGGTGTGGAGCAGTGTGTGAGCGGCAGCGTGGCCTTCAGACACAACAAG GGCTGTTACTCTGCGATGGTGGACTACTTTGAAACATACATCTACACAGCAGGAGCTCTGGCCATCGTGGTGCTGACAATTGAa CTCTTCGCCATGGTGTTCGCAATGTGTTTGTTCAGAGGCATCCAGTAA